The Archocentrus centrarchus isolate MPI-CPG fArcCen1 chromosome 7, fArcCen1, whole genome shotgun sequence genome window below encodes:
- the LOC115783774 gene encoding monocarboxylate transporter 1-like, with translation MPAAVGGPVGYTPPEGGWGWAVVLGAFIAIGFSYAFPKSITVFFKDIEVIFNATPSQVSWISSIMLAVMYAGGPISSILVNRFGSRPIMIAGGCLSGAGLVAASFCNTVEQLYFFIGVIGGLGLAFNLNPALTMIGKYFYKRRPIANGLAMAGSPVFLSTLAPLNSWLYDQFGWRGSFLILGGLLLNCCVAGSLMRPIGPKPQPPKPDAEGAGQPKRTVLQKINSFIDLTLFKHRGFLLYLLGNFVLFFGLFSPLVFLSNYAKSKDISKEKAAFLLSVLAFIDMFARPSMGLLANSKWVRPRIQYYFAASVLYNGVCHVLAPVSTDYTGFVIYAIFFGFGFGWLSAVLFETLMDLVGAQRFSSAVGLVTIVECVPVLLGPPLTSSFYNYYHHYDYTYISSGIVLIIGSIFLFVGMGINYRMMDREKKEEERKEREEPKEERAAMLAPSSPAKSNEDNLPTAVTMDEVTKMDEDTV, from the exons ATGCCTGCAGCGGTAGGCGGGCCTGTAGGGTACACCCCTCCTGAGGGTGGCTGGGGTTGGGCAGTGGTGTTGGGGGCCTTCATCGCCATTGGCTTCTCCTATGCCTTCCCCAAATCCATTACTGTGTTCTTCAAAGACATCGAGGTCATCTTCAATGCCACACCAAGTCAGGTTTCCTGGATCTCCTCCATCATGCTGGCTGTCATGTATGCAGGAG GTCCAATCAGCAGCATCCTCGTGAACAGATTCGGCAGCCGACCGATCATGATCGCCGGCGGTTGTCTGTCGGGGGCGGGTTTGGTTGCAGCTTCTTTCTGCAACACAGTGGAGCAGCTGTACTTCTTCATCGGAGTAATtggag GTTTGGGACTGGCCTTCAACTTGAATCCGGCCCTTACTATGATTGGAAAATACTTCTACAAGCGTCGGCCCATCGCCAACGGCCTTGCTATGGCGGGCAGCCCCGTGTTTCTGTCCACCTTGGCTCCTCTCAACTCCTGGCTGTACGATCAGTTTGGGTGGAGAGGCAGCTTCCTCATCCTGGGAGGACTTCTGCTCAACTGCTGTGTGGCCGGCTCCCTGATGCGCCCCATTGGTCCAAAACCTCAGCCGCCTAAACCTGATGCAGAGGGAGCAGGACAGCCCAAGAGGACGGTGCTGCAGAAAATCAACTCTTTCATCGATCTGACGCTCTTCAAACATCGCGGCTTCCTGCTCTACCTGCTGGGCAACTTCGTCTTGTTCTTCGGCCTCTTTTCTCCGCTCGTCTTCCTGTCCAATTACGCCAAGAGTAAGGATATCAGCAAAGAAAAGGCGGCCTTCCTTCTGTCGGTGCTGGCCTTCATCGACATGTTTGCTCGACCCTCCATGGGCCTTTTGGCAAACAGCAAGTGGGTTCGGCCCAGGATTCAGTACTACTTTGCTGCATCCGTCCTGTATAATGGAGTGTGTCACGTGCTGGCGCCGGTGTCAACGGACTACACGGGGTTTGTGATCTACGCCATCTTCTTCGGCTTTGGTTTCGGCTGGCTGAGCGCCGTGCTGTTTGAGACGCTGATGGACCTGGTGGGGGCTCAGAGGTTTTCTTCAGCTGTGGGTCTGGTCACCATAGTGGAGTGTGTGCCAGTGCTGTTAGGCCCGCCACTAACAA GTAGTTTCTATAACTACTACCACCACTATGACTACACCTACATCTCCTCCGGCATCGTCCTCATAATCGGAAGCATCTTCCTCTTTGTGGGAATGGGCATCAACTACCGCATGATGGACcgagagaagaaagaggaggagagaaaagagagggaggagcCCAAAGAAGAGCGTGCCGCCATGTTGGCACCTTCCTCCCCGGCAAAATCAAATGAGGACAACCTGCCGACCGCCGTCACAATGGACGAAGTCACCAAGATGGACGAGGACACTGTGTAA